In Sphaeramia orbicularis chromosome 12, fSphaOr1.1, whole genome shotgun sequence, the following proteins share a genomic window:
- the camsap1a gene encoding calmodulin-regulated spectrin-associated protein 1a isoform X12: MDVEVNAGRDSTWRGAGQPGDAGGGDGGGMEVQVVPLELYDSARAKIAANLRWLFAKAYGIDHIPADLRDPFYTDQYEQEHIKPPIIRLLLSAELYCRVCGLILHAEHAASLQSHLSVIQALSRKGIYVLETDNSPVSDLDLSSAPIKMSSHIHLIDALMMAYTVEMLSIEKVVSSVKRFSNFSASKELPFDLEDAMVFWINKVNMKMREITEKELKMKQHLLESPSHQKPDILHALAHCLLEPVEFSRVVRYRRDHLSGRNLQHFPLLDDLLKDVCDGAALLAVIHFYCPEVIRLEDICLKEVPSIADSIYNIQLLQEFSDEYLNKCFYLQSEDMLYSPPVLKSNVMVFIAELFWWFEIVKPDFVQPRDLQEIRDVRLLLQPKSSRSHVPISNATKRSFLTSSSSAETLTPPKSPDLSSKPGSSSPSLLQLRQKQQRVAEQDTSELRNRPSSVTRVDGQHQGPVHAWPERRQRPLSQPVPYALHYPLEEDADSISLARSISKDSLASNILSITPKHMLGAGPHLPQHRLSGHSLLGHIRIEDEEEEREEEELVAVIHPSAFSRRRLGGDIEQDELDVQNAAATSRVASTRCSPRLDTGPFSTDHQADSYYLEPLMPAIPKPAKEKSINLNKEEESGESHSRVGFAARKTSAPSTMQRKTHVAESNKNTFTPIESVTSSLRPPIEGSAAVNTHGFFLHSSGETNHHSPFSSQEVGLDSDSDIADLEEDEEEEDQMELAKDMIKRVRGKCLRDGGVTEFGEGEGESAKLREDMKVSERDDKEDVSGRSSPCLSTVSWASSCSASGSTSVKMTSFAERKLLKLGLRDGFSSTSSSQKTTPDGSETAPCPPWQLRSESCWLGKEPSSVSGKNMMSSSPVVPSELLQLHMQLEEQRRAIEFQKKKMETLSARQRLKLGKAAFLNIVKKGGGKSDTLPLPLKSPQDSSEGSAADKSKVKPQLCKDDSCLEALKIQARERQTGRGQTTRDNRSQDAGAEPDLTECSRSIELLNEAISSIQQQMMQLSLQQDLLIKQNVVSPPESGGSGSSTTPTTSSTSDSKSYAVVHFVDISGSNSTPARRPPKLSSSQRKASDRKQNKQNSKSASITSSIEVLGGSDSASADTEGGAESCRTERSIMRNSTFRIRDDVNQRSTREDTSPAKPQTPVISISHVFPSEAAGPDENKVTSSGKEAAGGEETTRIKSQLIEVDLSELKEPAEDGSADTTDTAEGEQKNVLGFFFKDDEKAEDEMAKRRAAFLLKQQRKAEEARLRKQQQEAESELKRDEARRKAEEERVRKEEEKARRELIKQEYLRRKQQALMEEQGLVRPRPRTKSRRNRPKSLHREESNSLSKGSTTRHSLKVSMLIKAQGQAANGRGADLSSSHRGSTLSLATEADSVISGEAESQRAGSVCSMESFPVLSRASSRNMDRDWENGSIASSITSAEYNGPKLFKEPSSKSNKPIIINAIAHCCLAGKVNETQKNVVLEELEKCESNHLIILFRDGGCQFRAIYSYSPDTEEIIKFTGTGPRTINRKMIDKLYKYSSDRKQFTAIPAKSVSVSVDALTIHNHLWQVKRPGSARRK; encoded by the exons ATCACATCCCTGCAGATCTGCGAGACCCTTTCTACACAGACCAGTACGAGCAGGAACACATCAAGCCACCCATCATTCGCCTGCTGCTGTCTGCAGAGCTCTACTGCAGGGTGTGCGGCTTGATCCTTCACGCCGAACACGCAGCCTCACTCCAAAGTCACCTGTCGGTCATTCAGGCTCTGTCTAGGAAGGGAATCTATGTCCTGGAGACTGACAACTCACCTGTGTCTGATCTGGACCTCAGCTCAGCTCCCATCAAGATG AGCTCCCACATCCACCTTATTGATGCCCTGATGATGGCCTACACAGTGGAGATGCTCAGCATTGAGAAGGTGGTGTCCAGTGTCAAGCGCTTTTCGAACTTCAGTGCCTCCAAGGAGCTGCCTTTTGACCTGGAAGATGCCATGGTCTTTTGGATCAATAAG GTGAACATGAAGATGAGGGAAATCACAGAGAAAGAGCTGAAAATGAAGCAGCATCTGCTGGAGTCACCCAGTCACCAGAAG CCAGATATATTGCATGCACTGGCCCATTGCTTATTGGAGCCTGTGGAGTTCTCTCGTGTG GTCCGTTACCGTAGAGATCACCTGTCAGGTCGGAATCTTCAGCACTTCCCCCTCTTGGATGACCTTTTGAAGGATGTGTGTGACGGTGCTGCACTGCTGGCTGTGATCCACTTTTACTGCCCAGAGGTCATTCGACTAGAAG ATATTTGTCTGAAGGAGGTCCCCTCCATAGCCGACAGTATATACAACATCCAGCTTCTGCAGGAGTTTTCTGATGAATATTTGAACAAATGCTTCTACCTGCAGTCTGAAGACATGCTGTATTCTCCACCAGTGCTGAAA agTAATGTGATGGTCTTCATTGCTGAGCTCTTCTGGTGGTTTGAGATTGTGAAGCCAGACTTTGTTCAGCCCAGGGACCTTCAGGAAATCAGAGATG TGAGGTTGTTGCTGCAGCCTAAGAGTTCTCGATCCCACGTACCCATCTCAAACGCCACCAAACGTAGCTTCCTGacttcatcaagctctgcagaaacccTGACCCCACCTAAGAGCCCAGATCTCAG TTCTAAACCAGGCTCATCGAGTCCATCTTTACTGCAACTGAGACAGAAACAGCAGagagtggctgaacaggacactTCAG AACTGAGAAATAGGCCCAGCTCTGTGACACGTGTGGATGGGCAGCATCAGGGTCCAGTACACGCATGGCCAGAGAGGAGGCAAAG ACCTTTATCCCAACCAGTACCTTATGCTTTACATTATCCCCTGGAGGAGGATGCAGACAGCATCAGCCTTGCTCGCTCCATCAGCAAAGACAGTTTAGCCTCCAACATCTTGAGCATAACTCCGAAGCACATGCTGGGGGCGGGCCCTCACCTGCCTCAGCACAGACTGAGCGGCCACAGCCTGCTCGGTCACATCCGTATTGAGgacgaggaggaagaaagagaggaggaggagctggtcgCTGTGATCCATCCTTCTGCATTTTCTCGCCGTCGACTTGGAGGCGACATAGAGCAGGATGAGTTGGATGTCCAGAATGCTGCCGCCACCTCTAGGGTTGCTAGTACACGTTGCTCTCCCCGCCTTGACACAGGCCCGTTTTCTACGGACCACCAGGCTGACAGCTACTATCTGGAGCCTCTAATGCCAGCCATCCCTAAACCAGCCAAAGAGAAGAGCATCAACCTGAACAAGGAGGAGGAGAGCGGTGAAAGTCACTCTCGAGTAGGATTCGCAGCAAGGAAAACCAGTGCCCCTAGCACCATGCAGAGGAAAACACATGTGGCTGAATCAAACAAAAATACCTTTACCCCCATAGAGTCAGTCACTAGCTCCCTGAGGCCGCCGATAGAGGGGTCAGCAGCTGTGAACACACATGGCTTTTTTCTTCATTCCTCAGGCGAGACAAACCACCACAGTCCTTTCTCTTCACAGGAGGTGGGGCTAGACTCTGACTCCGACATTGCAGACcttgaggaagatgaggaggaggaagatcaGATGGAGCTAGCTAAAGACATGATAAAGAGGGTCAGGGGAAAGTGCTTAAGGGACGGTGGGGTCACTGAATTTGGAGAGGGGGAAGGTGAGTCCGCCAAACTGAGAGAGGACATGAAGGTGAGTGAGCGGGACGATAAGGAGGATGTCAGCGGGCGCTCCAGTCCCTGCCTCAGTACCGTATCCTGGGCGAGCAGCTGCAGCGCCTCAGGCAGCACCAGTGTCAAGATGACCAGCTTCGCAGAAAGAAAGCTGCTCAAACTTGGCCTCCGTGATGGTTTTTCAAGTACCAGCAGCTCACAAAAGACCACACCAGATGGCTCGGAGACAGCCCCCTGCCCTCCCTGGCAACTGAGGAGTGAATCCTGCTGGTTAGGGAAAGAGCCAAGTTCTGTTTCGGGGAAAAATATGATGTCGAGTTCCCCAGTAGTGCCTTCAGAGCTGCTGCAGCTTCACATGCAGCTGGAAGAGCAAAGACGTGCGATTGAGTttcagaagaagaagatggagacTTTGTCAGCACGGCAGCGGCTGAAACTAGGGAAAGCTGCATTCTTAAACATCGTcaaaaaagggggagggaagagTGACACACTTCCCTTGCCACTGAAAAGTCCCCAAGATTCTTCAGAAGGATCAGCTGCCGATAAGAGCAAAGTAAAACCACAGTTGTGTAAGGATGACTCATGTCTGGAAGCTTTGAAGATCCAGGCTAGGGAAAGACAAACAGGAAGAGGACAGACAACCAGAGACAACAGGTCCCAGGATGCTGGAGCtgaacctgacctgactgagtgTTCCCGTTCTATAGAGCTCCTCAATGAAGCTATTAGTTCAATTCAGCAGCAGATGATGCAGCTCTCCTTACAACAAGACCTTCTGATTAAGCAGAATGTGGTCTCACCTCCAGAATCTGGAGGATCAGGCTCCAGCACAACACCGACAACATCCTCTACCTCAGACTCCAAATCTTACGCAGTTGTTCACTTCGTAGACATCAGCGGCAGCAACTCCACCCCGGCCCGCCGTCCACCGAAGCTCAGCTCCAGCCAACGCAAAGCCTCGGACCggaaacagaacaaacagaacagtAAGAGCGCAAGCATCACGTCCAGTATTGAAGTCCTCGGCGGCAGTGACAGCGCTTCTGCAGACACAGAAGGAGGCGCTGAGAGCTGTAGGACCGAGAGAAGCATCATGAGAAATAGCACCTTCAGAATCCGTGATGATGTGAACCAACGCAGCACCAGAGAGGACACCAGCCCAGCCAAGCCTCAAACACCAGTCATCTCCATCAGCCACGTATTTCCATCAGAGGCTGCAGGACCGGATGAGAACAAAGTTACTAGCTCAGGGAAAGAGGCCGCCGGTGGAGAGGAGACTACAAGGATCAAGAGTCAGCTGATTGAAGTGGACCTATCAGAGCTTAAGGAGCCAGCAGAGGACGGCAGTGCAGACACTACAGACACAGCGGAGGGCGAGCAGAAGAATGTGTTGGGCTTCTTCTTTAAG GACGACGAGAAAGCAGAGGATGAAATGGCGAAGCGTCGAGCTGCGTTCCTCCTCAAACAGCAGCGTAAAGCTGAAGAGGCGAGACTACGCAAACAGCAGCAGGAAGCTGAGAGCGAGCTAAAACGAGATGAGGCTAG GCGCAAGGCAGAGGAGGAACGTGTCcgtaaggaggaggagaaggcgaGACGGGAGCTCATCAAGCAGGAGTACCTGCGAAGAAAGCAACAAGCACTGATGGAAGAGCAGGGTCTGGTCAGGCCACGCCCCAGGACGAAATCACGCAGGAACAGGCCCAAGTCTCTGCACAGAGAGGAGTCCAACAGTCTGTCCAAAGGGTCGACCACAC GTCATTCTCTGAAGGTGTCCATGCTGATCAAAGCCCAGGGCCAAGCAGCAAACGGCAGGGGAG CTGATCTGAGCAGCAGTCATCGAGGGTCCACGCTCTCGTTGGCCACAGAGGCGGACAGCGTCATCTCAGGAGAAGCCGAGTCACAGCG GGCTGGATCTGTGTGCTCCATGGAGTCGTTCCCTGTACTGAGCAGGGCGTCCAGCAGGAACATGGACCGGGACTGGGAGAACGGCTCCATAGCCTCCTCCATCACTTCAGCCGAGTACAACG GTCCTAAACTATTCAAGGAGCCGAGTTCCAAGTCTAACAAGCCAATCATCATCAACGCCATCGCTCACTGCTGCTTAGCTGGCAAAGTTAATGAAACCCAGAAGAATGTGGTACTAGAG GAGCTGGAAAAGTGCGAGTCCAACCACCTGATCATCCTGTTCCGTGACGGTGGATGCCAGTTCCGTGCCATTTACTCCTACTCGCCGGACACCGAGGAAATAATCAAGTTCACAGGCACGGGGCCGCGTACCATCAACCGAAAGATGATCGACAAGCTCTACAAGTACAGCTCGGACCGCAAGCAGTTCACCGCCATCCCCGCCAAGTCTGTGTCTGTCAGCGTGGACGCCCTGACCATCCACAATCACCTGTGGCAGGTCAAGAGGCCCGGCAGCGCACGGAGGAAGTGA
- the camsap1a gene encoding calmodulin-regulated spectrin-associated protein 1a isoform X3, whose translation MDVEVNAGRDSTWRGAGQPGDAGGGDGGGMEVQVVPLELYDSARAKIAANLRWLFAKAYGIDHIPADLRDPFYTDQYEQEHIKPPIIRLLLSAELYCRVCGLILHAEHAASLQSHLSVIQALSRKGIYVLETDNSPVSDLDLSSAPIKMSSHIHLIDALMMAYTVEMLSIEKVVSSVKRFSNFSASKELPFDLEDAMVFWINKVNMKMREITEKELKMKQHLLESPSHQKPDILHALAHCLLEPVEFSRVVRYRRDHLSGRNLQHFPLLDDLLKDVCDGAALLAVIHFYCPEVIRLEDICLKEVPSIADSIYNIQLLQEFSDEYLNKCFYLQSEDMLYSPPVLKSNVMVFIAELFWWFEIVKPDFVQPRDLQEIRDVRLLLQPKSSRSHVPISNATKRSFLTSSSSAETLTPPKSPDLSSKPGSSSPSLLQLRQKQQRVAEQDTSELRNRPSSVTRVDGQHQGPVHAWPERRQRPLSQPVPYALHYPLEEDADSISLARSISKDSLASNILSITPKHMLGAGPHLPQHRLSGHSLLGHIRIEDEEEEREEEELVAVIHPSAFSRRRLGGDIEQDELDVQNAAATSRVASTRCSPRLDTGPFSTDHQADSYYLEPLMPAIPKPAKEKSINLNKEEESGESHSRVGFAARKTSAPSTMQRKTHVAESNKNTFTPIESVTSSLRPPIEGSAAVNTHGFFLHSSGETNHHSPFSSQEVGLDSDSDIADLEEDEEEEDQMELAKDMIKRVRGKCLRDGGVTEFGEGEGESAKLREDMKVSERDDKEDVSGRSSPCLSTVSWASSCSASGSTSVKMTSFAERKLLKLGLRDGFSSTSSSQKTTPDGSETAPCPPWQLRSESCWLGKEPSSVSGKNMMSSSPVVPSELLQLHMQLEEQRRAIEFQKKKMETLSARQRLKLGKAAFLNIVKKGGGKSDTLPLPLKSPQDSSEGSAADKSKVKPQLCKDDSCLEALKIQARERQTGRGQTTRDNRSQDAGAEPDLTECSRSIELLNEAISSIQQQMMQLSLQQDLLIKQNVVSPPESGGSGSSTTPTTSSTSDSKSYAVVHFVDISGSNSTPARRPPKLSSSQRKASDRKQNKQNSKSASITSSIEVLGGSDSASADTEGGAESCRTERSIMRNSTFRIRDDVNQRSTREDTSPAKPQTPVISISHVFPSEAAGPDENKVTSSGKEAAGGEETTRIKSQLIEVDLSELKEPAEDGSADTTDTAEGEQKNVLGFFFKDDEKAEDEMAKRRAAFLLKQQRKAEEARLRKQQQEAESELKRDEARRKAEEERVRKEEEKARRELIKQEYLRRKQQALMEEQGLVRPRPRTKSRRNRPKSLHREESNSLSKGSTTRHSLKVSMLIKAQGQAANGRGADLSSSHRGSTLSLATEADSVISGEAESQRACSRAGSVCSMESFPVLSRASSRNMDRDWENGSIASSITSAEYNGPKLFKEPSSKSNKPIIINAIAHCCLAGKVNETQKNVVLEELEKCESNHLIILFRDGGCQFRAIYSYSPDTEEIIKFTGTGPRTINRKMIDKLYKYSSDRKQFTAIPAKSVSVSVDALTIHNHLWQVKRPGSARRK comes from the exons ATCACATCCCTGCAGATCTGCGAGACCCTTTCTACACAGACCAGTACGAGCAGGAACACATCAAGCCACCCATCATTCGCCTGCTGCTGTCTGCAGAGCTCTACTGCAGGGTGTGCGGCTTGATCCTTCACGCCGAACACGCAGCCTCACTCCAAAGTCACCTGTCGGTCATTCAGGCTCTGTCTAGGAAGGGAATCTATGTCCTGGAGACTGACAACTCACCTGTGTCTGATCTGGACCTCAGCTCAGCTCCCATCAAGATG AGCTCCCACATCCACCTTATTGATGCCCTGATGATGGCCTACACAGTGGAGATGCTCAGCATTGAGAAGGTGGTGTCCAGTGTCAAGCGCTTTTCGAACTTCAGTGCCTCCAAGGAGCTGCCTTTTGACCTGGAAGATGCCATGGTCTTTTGGATCAATAAG GTGAACATGAAGATGAGGGAAATCACAGAGAAAGAGCTGAAAATGAAGCAGCATCTGCTGGAGTCACCCAGTCACCAGAAG CCAGATATATTGCATGCACTGGCCCATTGCTTATTGGAGCCTGTGGAGTTCTCTCGTGTG GTCCGTTACCGTAGAGATCACCTGTCAGGTCGGAATCTTCAGCACTTCCCCCTCTTGGATGACCTTTTGAAGGATGTGTGTGACGGTGCTGCACTGCTGGCTGTGATCCACTTTTACTGCCCAGAGGTCATTCGACTAGAAG ATATTTGTCTGAAGGAGGTCCCCTCCATAGCCGACAGTATATACAACATCCAGCTTCTGCAGGAGTTTTCTGATGAATATTTGAACAAATGCTTCTACCTGCAGTCTGAAGACATGCTGTATTCTCCACCAGTGCTGAAA agTAATGTGATGGTCTTCATTGCTGAGCTCTTCTGGTGGTTTGAGATTGTGAAGCCAGACTTTGTTCAGCCCAGGGACCTTCAGGAAATCAGAGATG TGAGGTTGTTGCTGCAGCCTAAGAGTTCTCGATCCCACGTACCCATCTCAAACGCCACCAAACGTAGCTTCCTGacttcatcaagctctgcagaaacccTGACCCCACCTAAGAGCCCAGATCTCAG TTCTAAACCAGGCTCATCGAGTCCATCTTTACTGCAACTGAGACAGAAACAGCAGagagtggctgaacaggacactTCAG AACTGAGAAATAGGCCCAGCTCTGTGACACGTGTGGATGGGCAGCATCAGGGTCCAGTACACGCATGGCCAGAGAGGAGGCAAAG ACCTTTATCCCAACCAGTACCTTATGCTTTACATTATCCCCTGGAGGAGGATGCAGACAGCATCAGCCTTGCTCGCTCCATCAGCAAAGACAGTTTAGCCTCCAACATCTTGAGCATAACTCCGAAGCACATGCTGGGGGCGGGCCCTCACCTGCCTCAGCACAGACTGAGCGGCCACAGCCTGCTCGGTCACATCCGTATTGAGgacgaggaggaagaaagagaggaggaggagctggtcgCTGTGATCCATCCTTCTGCATTTTCTCGCCGTCGACTTGGAGGCGACATAGAGCAGGATGAGTTGGATGTCCAGAATGCTGCCGCCACCTCTAGGGTTGCTAGTACACGTTGCTCTCCCCGCCTTGACACAGGCCCGTTTTCTACGGACCACCAGGCTGACAGCTACTATCTGGAGCCTCTAATGCCAGCCATCCCTAAACCAGCCAAAGAGAAGAGCATCAACCTGAACAAGGAGGAGGAGAGCGGTGAAAGTCACTCTCGAGTAGGATTCGCAGCAAGGAAAACCAGTGCCCCTAGCACCATGCAGAGGAAAACACATGTGGCTGAATCAAACAAAAATACCTTTACCCCCATAGAGTCAGTCACTAGCTCCCTGAGGCCGCCGATAGAGGGGTCAGCAGCTGTGAACACACATGGCTTTTTTCTTCATTCCTCAGGCGAGACAAACCACCACAGTCCTTTCTCTTCACAGGAGGTGGGGCTAGACTCTGACTCCGACATTGCAGACcttgaggaagatgaggaggaggaagatcaGATGGAGCTAGCTAAAGACATGATAAAGAGGGTCAGGGGAAAGTGCTTAAGGGACGGTGGGGTCACTGAATTTGGAGAGGGGGAAGGTGAGTCCGCCAAACTGAGAGAGGACATGAAGGTGAGTGAGCGGGACGATAAGGAGGATGTCAGCGGGCGCTCCAGTCCCTGCCTCAGTACCGTATCCTGGGCGAGCAGCTGCAGCGCCTCAGGCAGCACCAGTGTCAAGATGACCAGCTTCGCAGAAAGAAAGCTGCTCAAACTTGGCCTCCGTGATGGTTTTTCAAGTACCAGCAGCTCACAAAAGACCACACCAGATGGCTCGGAGACAGCCCCCTGCCCTCCCTGGCAACTGAGGAGTGAATCCTGCTGGTTAGGGAAAGAGCCAAGTTCTGTTTCGGGGAAAAATATGATGTCGAGTTCCCCAGTAGTGCCTTCAGAGCTGCTGCAGCTTCACATGCAGCTGGAAGAGCAAAGACGTGCGATTGAGTttcagaagaagaagatggagacTTTGTCAGCACGGCAGCGGCTGAAACTAGGGAAAGCTGCATTCTTAAACATCGTcaaaaaagggggagggaagagTGACACACTTCCCTTGCCACTGAAAAGTCCCCAAGATTCTTCAGAAGGATCAGCTGCCGATAAGAGCAAAGTAAAACCACAGTTGTGTAAGGATGACTCATGTCTGGAAGCTTTGAAGATCCAGGCTAGGGAAAGACAAACAGGAAGAGGACAGACAACCAGAGACAACAGGTCCCAGGATGCTGGAGCtgaacctgacctgactgagtgTTCCCGTTCTATAGAGCTCCTCAATGAAGCTATTAGTTCAATTCAGCAGCAGATGATGCAGCTCTCCTTACAACAAGACCTTCTGATTAAGCAGAATGTGGTCTCACCTCCAGAATCTGGAGGATCAGGCTCCAGCACAACACCGACAACATCCTCTACCTCAGACTCCAAATCTTACGCAGTTGTTCACTTCGTAGACATCAGCGGCAGCAACTCCACCCCGGCCCGCCGTCCACCGAAGCTCAGCTCCAGCCAACGCAAAGCCTCGGACCggaaacagaacaaacagaacagtAAGAGCGCAAGCATCACGTCCAGTATTGAAGTCCTCGGCGGCAGTGACAGCGCTTCTGCAGACACAGAAGGAGGCGCTGAGAGCTGTAGGACCGAGAGAAGCATCATGAGAAATAGCACCTTCAGAATCCGTGATGATGTGAACCAACGCAGCACCAGAGAGGACACCAGCCCAGCCAAGCCTCAAACACCAGTCATCTCCATCAGCCACGTATTTCCATCAGAGGCTGCAGGACCGGATGAGAACAAAGTTACTAGCTCAGGGAAAGAGGCCGCCGGTGGAGAGGAGACTACAAGGATCAAGAGTCAGCTGATTGAAGTGGACCTATCAGAGCTTAAGGAGCCAGCAGAGGACGGCAGTGCAGACACTACAGACACAGCGGAGGGCGAGCAGAAGAATGTGTTGGGCTTCTTCTTTAAG GACGACGAGAAAGCAGAGGATGAAATGGCGAAGCGTCGAGCTGCGTTCCTCCTCAAACAGCAGCGTAAAGCTGAAGAGGCGAGACTACGCAAACAGCAGCAGGAAGCTGAGAGCGAGCTAAAACGAGATGAGGCTAG GCGCAAGGCAGAGGAGGAACGTGTCcgtaaggaggaggagaaggcgaGACGGGAGCTCATCAAGCAGGAGTACCTGCGAAGAAAGCAACAAGCACTGATGGAAGAGCAGGGTCTGGTCAGGCCACGCCCCAGGACGAAATCACGCAGGAACAGGCCCAAGTCTCTGCACAGAGAGGAGTCCAACAGTCTGTCCAAAGGGTCGACCACAC GTCATTCTCTGAAGGTGTCCATGCTGATCAAAGCCCAGGGCCAAGCAGCAAACGGCAGGGGAG CTGATCTGAGCAGCAGTCATCGAGGGTCCACGCTCTCGTTGGCCACAGAGGCGGACAGCGTCATCTCAGGAGAAGCCGAGTCACAGCG TGCATGTTCCAGGGCTGGATCTGTGTGCTCCATGGAGTCGTTCCCTGTACTGAGCAGGGCGTCCAGCAGGAACATGGACCGGGACTGGGAGAACGGCTCCATAGCCTCCTCCATCACTTCAGCCGAGTACAACG GTCCTAAACTATTCAAGGAGCCGAGTTCCAAGTCTAACAAGCCAATCATCATCAACGCCATCGCTCACTGCTGCTTAGCTGGCAAAGTTAATGAAACCCAGAAGAATGTGGTACTAGAG GAGCTGGAAAAGTGCGAGTCCAACCACCTGATCATCCTGTTCCGTGACGGTGGATGCCAGTTCCGTGCCATTTACTCCTACTCGCCGGACACCGAGGAAATAATCAAGTTCACAGGCACGGGGCCGCGTACCATCAACCGAAAGATGATCGACAAGCTCTACAAGTACAGCTCGGACCGCAAGCAGTTCACCGCCATCCCCGCCAAGTCTGTGTCTGTCAGCGTGGACGCCCTGACCATCCACAATCACCTGTGGCAGGTCAAGAGGCCCGGCAGCGCACGGAGGAAGTGA